The following proteins come from a genomic window of Sphaerisporangium rubeum:
- a CDS encoding amino acid adenylation domain-containing protein — protein sequence MTDLSHAPDDCAATYPQVIERPWSTPLLDCLSAEDRRLFQQFGQGSSQAVPYSHIHRAFERWVAATPCAVAAEHLGETITYGELDRQANRLAALLVRHGVRPGDNVGLFVRRGIPMVAGLLAALKAGAAYVPQDVGIAPEALLRQVIDTAGTRVILTLSDVSDRIPATGGQVCVPIDTVMGRALGGPDRFEAEGVVDPDGGCYVLFTSGTTGRPNGVTVTHRNVCNILLTEPGDLGMRPGLRVGQILNIGFDMAAWEILGALSHGATLVIRGKDIAETVENVDVVIATATILASVDPGRCRVRVAAVAGEPCPRALADRWAGVGTFYNACGPTETTIVNTMQRHDRAAIRLTIGRPTPNNTVYVLDENRRPCAIGETGEMWAGGDCVSAGYLRDPELTSERYAPDPFLGGRRMMFRTRDLGRWTPDGELEHLGRTDDQVKIRGFRVELDSVSAVLESMPGCTRAVTLKLDDRTLVSFVAPAHLDQEAARRAVADALPYYCVPAVVHPMVTLPMTSRGKIDKDALLRMAVAEVAS from the coding sequence ATGACTGATCTGAGCCACGCACCAGACGACTGTGCGGCGACATACCCGCAGGTCATCGAGCGTCCCTGGTCCACGCCGCTGCTGGACTGCCTGTCAGCTGAGGATCGCCGTCTCTTTCAGCAGTTCGGTCAGGGCTCCAGCCAGGCGGTCCCCTATTCGCACATCCATCGCGCGTTCGAGCGATGGGTCGCGGCGACTCCGTGTGCGGTCGCCGCGGAGCACCTCGGCGAGACCATCACCTACGGTGAGCTCGACCGCCAGGCCAACCGGCTGGCGGCGCTGCTGGTCCGGCACGGCGTCCGGCCGGGGGACAACGTCGGGCTCTTCGTACGGCGCGGGATCCCCATGGTCGCCGGGTTGCTGGCCGCGCTCAAGGCAGGCGCGGCGTATGTGCCGCAGGACGTGGGCATCGCTCCCGAGGCACTGCTGCGGCAGGTCATCGACACGGCGGGGACGCGTGTGATCCTCACACTGTCGGACGTCTCGGATCGCATCCCGGCAACCGGCGGGCAGGTGTGTGTCCCGATCGACACCGTCATGGGGCGGGCCCTCGGCGGTCCTGACAGGTTCGAGGCCGAGGGGGTCGTCGATCCGGACGGCGGCTGCTATGTGCTGTTCACCTCGGGTACCACGGGGAGGCCCAACGGGGTCACGGTCACGCATCGCAACGTCTGCAACATCCTGCTCACCGAGCCTGGCGACCTCGGTATGCGGCCGGGCCTGCGGGTCGGGCAGATTCTCAACATCGGGTTCGACATGGCGGCCTGGGAGATCCTCGGCGCGCTCAGCCACGGCGCCACGCTGGTCATCCGCGGCAAGGACATCGCGGAGACCGTGGAGAACGTCGATGTGGTGATCGCCACCGCCACGATCCTGGCCTCGGTCGACCCCGGACGCTGCCGGGTGAGGGTCGCGGCCGTGGCGGGGGAGCCGTGTCCTCGTGCGCTCGCCGACCGGTGGGCCGGCGTCGGCACCTTCTACAACGCGTGCGGCCCCACCGAGACCACGATCGTCAACACGATGCAGCGGCACGATCGAGCGGCGATCCGGCTCACCATCGGCCGGCCGACACCCAACAACACGGTGTACGTGCTCGACGAGAACCGCCGTCCGTGCGCGATCGGCGAGACCGGTGAGATGTGGGCAGGGGGTGACTGCGTCTCGGCTGGATATCTGCGCGATCCCGAGCTGACCAGCGAACGCTACGCGCCGGATCCGTTCCTCGGCGGGAGGCGGATGATGTTCAGGACCCGGGATCTCGGCCGTTGGACACCGGACGGGGAATTGGAACATCTCGGTCGGACCGACGATCAAGTCAAGATCCGCGGCTTCCGGGTCGAGCTGGACTCGGTCTCGGCCGTACTGGAGTCCATGCCGGGATGCACTCGTGCGGTGACGCTCAAACTCGACGACCGGACGCTGGTGTCGTTCGTCGCGCCGGCTCATCTGGACCAGGAGGCGGCCAGGAGAGCGGTGGCCGACGCGCTTCCCTACTACTGCGTTCCGGCCGTCGTCCACCCCATGGTGACGCTGCCGATGACCAGCCGAGGCAAGATCGACAAGGATGCTCTGCTCAGGATGGCCGTGGCGGAGGTGGCGTCATGA
- a CDS encoding acyl-CoA dehydrogenase family protein: MSFPLYAPAEEHEMLRETVRALAEEKIAPHAAEVDETGEFPWDACKALVAADLHAVHVPEEYDGAGADALAAVIVIEEVARACASSSLIPAVNKLGTVPLLLSAAEDLKRRYLPPVARGEAMFSYALSEAEAGSDAAAMRTRAVRDGDHYVLNGTKMWITNAGVSEYYTVMAVTDPAAGPRGISAFVVEKSDEGVSFGPKERKLGIKGSPTRQVILENVHIPATRRIGEEGTGFKTALATLDHTRITIAAQALGIAQGALDHAIHYVKERKQFGRPLADFQGLQFMLADMAMKLEAARQLTYAAAAKSDQAMHGTRSPDLTFFSSAAKCAASDAAMEITTDAVQLLGGYGYTRDYPLERMMRDAKITQIYEGTNQIQRMVMARQLLK, from the coding sequence ATGAGCTTCCCTCTCTACGCCCCGGCCGAAGAGCACGAGATGCTGCGCGAGACCGTGAGGGCCCTCGCCGAAGAGAAGATCGCCCCGCACGCCGCCGAGGTCGACGAGACCGGCGAGTTCCCCTGGGACGCCTGCAAGGCCCTGGTCGCCGCCGACCTCCACGCCGTGCACGTCCCTGAAGAGTACGACGGCGCAGGAGCCGACGCACTCGCCGCCGTGATCGTGATCGAAGAGGTCGCCAGAGCGTGCGCCTCCTCCTCACTGATCCCCGCCGTCAACAAACTCGGCACCGTCCCCCTCCTGCTCTCGGCCGCAGAGGACCTCAAACGCCGCTACCTCCCCCCCGTGGCCCGCGGCGAAGCCATGTTCTCGTACGCGCTCTCGGAAGCCGAAGCCGGCTCCGACGCCGCCGCCATGCGCACCCGCGCCGTACGAGACGGCGACCACTACGTACTCAACGGCACCAAGATGTGGATCACCAACGCCGGCGTCTCCGAGTACTACACCGTCATGGCCGTCACCGACCCGGCGGCCGGCCCTAGAGGCATCTCCGCCTTCGTCGTCGAGAAGTCCGACGAAGGCGTCTCCTTCGGCCCCAAGGAACGCAAGCTAGGCATCAAAGGCTCCCCCACCCGCCAGGTCATCCTGGAGAACGTCCACATCCCCGCCACCCGCAGGATCGGCGAAGAAGGCACCGGCTTCAAAACCGCCCTCGCCACCCTGGACCACACCAGGATCACCATCGCCGCTCAGGCCCTAGGCATCGCTCAAGGCGCTCTCGACCACGCCATCCACTACGTGAAGGAACGCAAACAGTTCGGCAGGCCGTTGGCCGACTTCCAGGGCCTCCAATTCATGCTCGCCGACATGGCCATGAAACTGGAGGCAGCCCGCCAACTCACCTACGCCGCCGCCGCCAAGTCCGACCAAGCCATGCACGGCACCAGATCCCCCGACCTCACCTTCTTCTCCAGCGCCGCCAAATGCGCCGCCTCCGACGCCGCCATGGAGATAACCACCGACGCCGTCCAACTCCTCGGCGGCTACGGCTACACCCGCGACTACCCCCTCGAACGCATGATGCGCGACGCCAAGATCACCCAGATCTACGAAGGCACCAACCAGATCCAGCGCATGGTCATGGCCCGCCAGCTCCTCAAGTAA
- a CDS encoding nucleotide sugar dehydrogenase, producing MSYRLTVIGTGYLGATHAACMAALGFEVLGLDVDPVKIARLRAGELPIYEPGLQDLMRRGLESGRLRFTTSYEEIAEFGDVHFVCVGTPQKKGEYAADVSYLDAVVESLAPHLTRECLVVGKSTVPVGTAQRLADKLARLAPSGALVELAWNPEFLREGFAVKDTLHPDRIVLGVVSDKAEKIMREVYEPMLREGTPMVITDYPTAELVKVAANAFLATKISFINAMAEVCEAAHADVKDLSLALSFDERIGGRFLNPGLGFGGGCLPKDIRAFMARAGELGADQALTFLREVDAINMRRRNRMVDLARELTGGSFRGCSVTVLGAAFKPNSDDIRDSPALDVAVKIREQGGDVTVYDPVALENARRAHPSLKFGESALEAARGAHVVLLLTEWQEFIDLDAETLGSVVASRRIVDGRNALDAETWRAAGWHYRALGRP from the coding sequence GTGTCCTATCGCCTGACGGTCATCGGGACCGGTTACCTGGGTGCCACGCACGCGGCGTGCATGGCCGCGCTGGGCTTCGAGGTGCTGGGCCTGGACGTGGACCCGGTGAAGATCGCACGGCTACGTGCCGGTGAGCTGCCCATCTACGAGCCCGGGCTGCAGGACCTCATGCGGCGCGGGCTGGAGTCGGGGCGGCTGCGCTTCACGACCTCCTACGAGGAGATCGCCGAGTTCGGCGACGTTCACTTCGTCTGCGTCGGCACCCCCCAGAAGAAGGGTGAGTACGCCGCGGACGTGTCCTACCTGGACGCCGTCGTGGAGTCGCTCGCGCCGCACCTCACGCGTGAGTGCCTGGTGGTCGGCAAGTCGACGGTGCCGGTCGGCACCGCGCAGCGGCTGGCGGACAAGCTGGCCCGGCTCGCGCCGTCCGGGGCCCTGGTGGAGCTCGCGTGGAACCCCGAGTTCCTGCGTGAGGGGTTCGCCGTCAAGGACACGCTGCACCCCGACCGCATCGTGCTCGGTGTGGTGTCGGACAAGGCGGAGAAGATCATGCGGGAGGTGTACGAGCCGATGCTGCGCGAGGGCACCCCGATGGTCATCACCGACTACCCGACCGCGGAGCTCGTCAAGGTCGCGGCCAACGCGTTCCTCGCCACCAAGATCTCGTTCATCAACGCCATGGCCGAGGTGTGCGAGGCGGCGCACGCCGACGTCAAGGACCTGTCGCTGGCCCTGTCGTTCGACGAGCGCATCGGGGGACGGTTCCTCAACCCGGGGCTCGGGTTCGGCGGCGGCTGCCTGCCGAAGGACATCCGCGCGTTCATGGCGCGCGCCGGGGAGCTCGGCGCCGACCAGGCGCTCACGTTCCTGCGTGAGGTGGACGCCATCAACATGCGGCGGCGCAACCGCATGGTGGACCTGGCACGCGAGCTGACCGGCGGTTCGTTCCGCGGCTGTTCGGTGACGGTGCTCGGCGCGGCGTTCAAGCCGAACTCCGACGACATCCGCGACTCCCCCGCACTGGACGTCGCCGTCAAGATCAGGGAGCAGGGTGGGGACGTCACCGTCTACGACCCGGTGGCCCTGGAGAACGCGCGCCGCGCACACCCGTCGCTGAAGTTCGGCGAGTCCGCCCTCGAGGCGGCGCGCGGCGCTCACGTCGTGCTCCTGCTCACCGAGTGGCAGGAGTTCATCGACCTGGACGCCGAGACCCTGGGGTCGGTCGTCGCGAGCCGCCGCATCGTGGACGGCCGCAACGCGCTGGACGCCGAGACCTGGCGCGCCGCGGGCTGGCACTACCGGGCTCTCGGCCGTCCCTGA
- a CDS encoding RICIN domain-containing protein, which yields MRPSKRAAAVFSAAALLTLTTSPADAATTFTFSNLHSGKCLEVAYSSTADLAAVDQYTCHTGNNQKWYIQPAGAGWQTLVNVNSGKCLDVLGWSTAEFATVTQYTCHGGANQKWRLDQVPAGPGQPNNRMMLRNQNSDKCLEILDYSTADFGEAVQYSCYQGANQVWVSPQWYWPT from the coding sequence ATGCGTCCGTCGAAACGTGCCGCGGCGGTGTTCTCCGCCGCAGCCCTGTTAACCCTCACCACCTCACCCGCCGACGCCGCCACGACCTTCACCTTCAGCAACCTGCACAGCGGCAAGTGCCTGGAGGTCGCCTACTCCAGCACCGCCGACCTCGCGGCCGTCGACCAGTACACCTGCCACACCGGCAACAACCAGAAGTGGTACATCCAGCCGGCCGGCGCAGGGTGGCAGACCCTCGTCAACGTCAACAGCGGAAAGTGCCTGGACGTACTCGGCTGGAGCACCGCCGAATTCGCGACCGTCACCCAGTACACCTGTCACGGCGGAGCCAACCAGAAATGGCGCCTCGACCAGGTCCCGGCCGGCCCGGGCCAGCCGAACAACAGAATGATGCTGCGCAACCAGAACAGCGACAAGTGCCTGGAGATCCTCGACTACAGCACCGCCGACTTCGGGGAGGCGGTCCAGTACAGCTGCTACCAGGGTGCCAACCAGGTATGGGTGTCGCCGCAGTGGTACTGGCCCACCTGA
- the purE gene encoding 5-(carboxyamino)imidazole ribonucleotide mutase: protein MAGPLVGPLVGIVMGSDSDWPVMRLAAEAVTEFGVPFEADVVSAHRMPQEMIAYGERAAGRGLRVIIAGAGGAAHLPGMLASVTPLPVIGVPVPLKYLDGMDSLMSIVQMPAGVPVATVSIGGARNAGLLAVRVLAASDEALRARVEAFQADLRDQAHAKGERLRAEAAQMRETGPA, encoded by the coding sequence ATGGCCGGCCCTCTTGTCGGCCCCCTTGTCGGCATCGTGATGGGAAGCGACTCCGACTGGCCGGTGATGCGGCTCGCCGCCGAGGCGGTGACCGAGTTCGGGGTGCCGTTCGAGGCCGACGTGGTCTCGGCGCACCGCATGCCGCAGGAGATGATCGCGTACGGCGAGCGTGCCGCCGGCCGCGGCCTGCGGGTGATCATCGCCGGGGCCGGCGGTGCGGCGCACCTCCCCGGCATGCTCGCCTCGGTGACCCCCCTGCCGGTGATCGGCGTGCCGGTGCCGCTCAAGTACCTGGACGGCATGGACTCGCTGATGTCGATCGTCCAGATGCCGGCCGGCGTCCCGGTCGCCACCGTGTCCATCGGCGGCGCGCGCAACGCCGGCCTGCTCGCCGTCCGCGTGCTCGCCGCCTCCGACGAGGCCCTGCGTGCGCGTGTGGAAGCCTTCCAGGCCGACCTGCGCGACCAGGCGCACGCCAAAGGCGAGCGCCTGCGCGCCGAGGCGGCACAGATGCGCGAGACCGGCCCCGCCTGA
- a CDS encoding enoyl-CoA hydratase-related protein, with protein MNVKIEHAGRVVIARLHRPEVLNALNTELMTDLVGALKPLDRDPGVGCFVITGSDRAFAAGADIREMAARTATDLAEEDFFAGWEEFAALRTPKIAAVAGHALGGGCELAMMCDLIIAADTATFGQPEIRLGVIPGIGGTQRLTRLIGRAKAMDLILTGRTLGSDEAERAGLVSRVVPAGRLMEEAVEIAGTIASFSKPAIVAAREAVNRADETSLREGVLFERRVFHALFAGPDQSEGMRAFLDKRAPSFNDLSLDE; from the coding sequence ATGAATGTGAAGATCGAACATGCGGGCCGCGTCGTCATCGCGCGCCTGCACCGGCCCGAAGTGCTGAACGCGCTGAACACCGAGCTGATGACAGACCTGGTAGGCGCGCTGAAACCGCTGGACCGCGACCCGGGGGTCGGCTGCTTCGTGATCACCGGCTCCGATCGCGCGTTCGCCGCCGGCGCCGACATCAGGGAGATGGCGGCGAGAACCGCGACCGACCTGGCCGAGGAGGACTTCTTCGCGGGCTGGGAGGAGTTCGCCGCGCTGCGCACCCCGAAGATCGCCGCGGTCGCCGGCCACGCGCTCGGCGGCGGCTGCGAGCTGGCGATGATGTGCGACCTCATCATCGCCGCCGACACCGCCACCTTCGGCCAGCCCGAGATCCGGCTCGGCGTGATCCCCGGCATCGGCGGCACCCAGCGCCTCACCCGCCTGATCGGCCGCGCCAAGGCCATGGACCTCATCCTCACCGGCCGCACCCTCGGCTCCGACGAGGCCGAGCGCGCCGGCCTGGTCTCCCGGGTGGTCCCCGCCGGCCGCCTGATGGAGGAGGCGGTGGAGATCGCCGGCACGATCGCCTCGTTCAGCAAGCCGGCGATCGTGGCCGCCAGAGAGGCGGTGAACCGCGCCGACGAGACCTCTCTCCGCGAGGGTGTGCTCTTCGAACGACGCGTCTTCCACGCTCTGTTCGCCGGCCCGGACCAGTCGGAGGGCATGCGCGCCTTCCTCGACAAGCGCGCTCCGTCCTTCAACGACCTGTCTCTCGACGAGTGA